One region of Halomicrobium sp. LC1Hm genomic DNA includes:
- a CDS encoding TIGR01548 family HAD-type hydrolase, with translation MHVDAVVLDIDGVLVDVADSYRRAIVESIERLYGETIDRSAIQSFKDAGGFNNDWELTHAGALYVLASREGLDQTVETFTDGIAQRGGGRDAAEAIVREALTPNAREDVFDAWDPDQLRDVFQLLYLGAELYREIEGREPRIAEPGFVNDEPVIVDPETVAALQADYDVGVVTGRPAAEADIALERAGLDVADEHRFTMDDWEAGKPDPHALVTLAERFDADRIAFAGDTLDDVRTAVNANEADDRVYDGIGVLTGGLTSETGRQKFSRAGAAAVVESVDDLPDLLSPRSTDR, from the coding sequence ATGCACGTGGATGCGGTCGTCCTGGACATCGACGGCGTGCTCGTCGACGTTGCCGACTCCTACCGACGGGCCATCGTCGAGTCCATCGAGCGGCTGTACGGCGAGACGATCGACCGGTCGGCGATCCAGTCGTTCAAGGACGCTGGCGGGTTCAACAACGACTGGGAGCTGACACACGCCGGGGCGCTGTACGTGCTCGCGAGCCGCGAGGGGCTCGACCAGACGGTCGAGACCTTCACCGACGGGATCGCCCAGCGGGGCGGTGGGCGAGACGCCGCCGAGGCGATCGTCCGAGAGGCGCTGACGCCAAACGCCCGCGAGGACGTCTTCGACGCCTGGGACCCCGACCAGCTCCGGGACGTGTTCCAGCTGCTCTATCTGGGCGCGGAGCTGTACCGCGAGATCGAGGGCCGCGAGCCCCGCATCGCCGAGCCGGGGTTCGTCAACGACGAGCCGGTCATCGTCGATCCGGAGACGGTCGCGGCCCTGCAGGCCGACTACGACGTGGGCGTCGTCACCGGCCGCCCGGCCGCGGAGGCCGACATCGCGCTGGAACGGGCCGGCCTCGACGTGGCCGACGAGCACCGCTTCACCATGGACGACTGGGAGGCCGGCAAGCCCGACCCCCACGCGCTGGTGACGCTGGCCGAGCGCTTCGACGCCGACCGGATCGCCTTCGCCGGGGACACGCTCGACGACGTGCGAACGGCCGTCAACGCCAACGAGGCCGACGACCGAGTGTACGACGGTATCGGCGTCCTCACCGGTGGACTCACGAGCGAGACGGGACGACAGAAGTTCAGCCGTGCCGGCGCGGCCGCCGTCGTCGAGAGCGTCGACGACCTCCCCGACCTGCTCTCCCCGCGGTCGACGGACCGTTAG
- a CDS encoding UPF0146 family protein, with protein MNDPRSALVERLAGFERVVEIGVGRRPDVARRLAQRGVDVTVTDVVRRDVPRGLTFVLDDVTDPAPGVYADAEAVYALNCPPELHRPLRALAREHGLACYFTTLGGDPPAVAVDREQLPGGETLYRVRADGPKGK; from the coding sequence GTGAACGACCCACGCAGCGCTCTCGTCGAGCGATTGGCCGGCTTCGAGCGCGTCGTCGAGATCGGCGTCGGCCGACGGCCGGACGTGGCGCGCCGACTCGCCCAGCGGGGCGTCGACGTGACTGTCACGGACGTGGTTCGGCGAGACGTGCCGCGGGGGCTCACCTTCGTCCTGGACGACGTGACCGATCCGGCACCGGGCGTCTACGCCGACGCCGAGGCCGTCTACGCGCTGAACTGCCCGCCCGAGCTGCACCGTCCGCTGCGCGCCCTCGCCCGCGAGCACGGTCTGGCGTGTTACTTCACGACGCTCGGCGGCGACCCGCCCGCCGTCGCGGTCGACCGCGAGCAACTGCCCGGCGGCGAGACGCTGTACCGCGTCCGCGCGGACGGTCCGAAAGGCAAGTGA
- a CDS encoding archaemetzincin family Zn-dependent metalloprotease produces the protein MHVDVVPVGDVSARVKREASKGLRTVYDCEVSMHEPQPIPTGAYDGNRDQYRAEEFIDLAQRIGSGEKNIAITPQDLYYRRRNYVFGLAYLSGSGSVISTHRLQTSSDGGFSNRSASDIFGDRVRKEVVHEIGHTLGLEHCDNERCVMKFSPTVREVDVKEQSLCGSCATQVT, from the coding sequence ATGCACGTTGACGTCGTGCCGGTGGGAGACGTCTCGGCACGGGTCAAGCGCGAGGCCTCCAAGGGACTGCGGACCGTCTACGACTGCGAGGTCTCGATGCACGAACCCCAGCCGATCCCCACCGGTGCGTACGACGGCAACCGGGACCAGTACCGGGCCGAGGAGTTCATCGATCTCGCCCAGCGGATCGGGAGCGGCGAGAAGAACATCGCGATCACGCCACAGGACCTGTACTACCGGCGGCGCAACTACGTCTTCGGCCTGGCCTACCTCAGTGGCAGCGGGAGTGTCATCTCGACACACCGGCTCCAGACCTCCTCCGACGGCGGCTTCTCGAATCGGTCGGCGAGCGACATCTTCGGCGACCGGGTCCGGAAAGAGGTCGTCCACGAGATCGGCCACACGCTGGGCCTGGAACACTGTGACAACGAACGCTGCGTGATGAAGTTCTCCCCCACGGTCCGCGAGGTCGACGTCAAAGAGCAGTCGCTGTGTGGCTCCTGTGCGACACAGGTGACGTAG
- a CDS encoding ribosome biogenesis/translation initiation ATPase RLI: MADDSIAVVDLDRCQPDRCNYECMNFCPPNRTGKECIVKRGDAYDEDDNYAGSDDQVWISEEICLGESCGICVEKCPFDAIEIINLPQELGDEPVHRYGENSFALYGLPAPQEGRVTGILGPNGIGKTTAVHILADEMTPNLGRFDEEPAWEAVIDEYRGTELQDYLEDLRDGDMTVARKPQYVDQIPDQFDGTASELLERTDERGALDDLIERTGIAPVVDNHIDDLSGGELQRVALVATLARDADFYFLDEITPYLDIGQRMTAAQLIQELAEDEDRSMLVVEHDLAILDLLADALHVAYGEPGAYGIITSPKSTKNGINEYLSGYLDNENMRFRQQEIEFEEHAPRSVSTGDVVAEYPDLTKSYGDGEFSLDVEAGQIRESEVLGVVGPNGIGKSTFAKLLAGRLEPDAGTVDADLDIAYKPQYIEIDQPMRVDAFLSSITDDFGSSYWNTEIAQPLQLDAVMEQQLTDLSGGERQRVAIAACLSEDADLYLLDEPSAHLDVEQRVLATSAIRRYAENHDATAMVIDHDIYMIDLLSDRLLVFDGEPAKQGHASPPVEMREGMNQFLSNLDVTFRRDERTSRPRINKPGSQLDRQQKRDGEYYYAP, encoded by the coding sequence ATGGCCGACGATAGCATTGCGGTCGTCGACCTCGACCGATGTCAGCCCGACCGCTGTAACTACGAGTGTATGAACTTCTGCCCGCCCAACCGGACGGGCAAGGAGTGCATCGTCAAGCGCGGCGACGCGTACGACGAGGACGACAACTACGCCGGCAGCGACGACCAGGTGTGGATCTCCGAGGAGATCTGTCTGGGCGAGTCCTGTGGGATCTGCGTCGAGAAGTGTCCCTTCGACGCCATCGAGATCATCAACCTCCCACAGGAACTCGGCGACGAGCCGGTCCACCGCTACGGCGAGAACTCCTTCGCGCTGTACGGTCTGCCCGCCCCCCAGGAGGGTCGGGTCACCGGGATACTCGGCCCGAACGGGATCGGGAAGACGACGGCCGTCCACATCCTCGCCGACGAGATGACGCCGAACCTCGGTCGGTTCGACGAGGAGCCGGCCTGGGAGGCCGTCATCGACGAGTATCGGGGCACCGAACTGCAGGACTACCTCGAAGACCTGCGGGACGGCGACATGACCGTCGCACGCAAGCCCCAGTACGTCGACCAGATCCCCGATCAGTTCGACGGGACAGCCAGCGAGCTGCTCGAACGAACCGACGAACGCGGTGCGCTGGACGACCTGATCGAGCGGACGGGGATCGCCCCGGTCGTCGACAACCACATCGACGATCTCTCTGGCGGGGAGCTCCAGCGGGTCGCGCTGGTCGCGACGCTCGCTCGCGACGCGGACTTCTACTTCCTCGACGAGATCACCCCGTACCTGGACATCGGACAGCGGATGACCGCCGCCCAGCTGATCCAGGAGCTGGCCGAGGACGAGGACCGGTCGATGCTGGTCGTCGAGCACGACCTGGCGATCCTGGACCTGCTGGCCGACGCGCTCCACGTCGCCTACGGTGAGCCCGGCGCGTACGGTATCATCACCAGCCCGAAGTCGACGAAAAACGGCATCAACGAGTACCTCTCTGGCTATCTCGACAACGAGAACATGCGCTTTCGCCAGCAGGAGATCGAGTTTGAGGAACACGCCCCACGCTCGGTCTCGACGGGCGACGTGGTCGCCGAGTACCCCGACCTCACGAAGTCCTACGGCGACGGCGAGTTCTCGCTGGACGTCGAGGCCGGCCAGATCCGCGAGAGCGAGGTGCTGGGCGTCGTCGGCCCGAACGGGATCGGGAAGTCGACGTTCGCGAAGCTGCTGGCCGGGCGGCTCGAACCCGACGCGGGAACCGTCGACGCCGACCTCGACATCGCGTACAAGCCCCAGTACATCGAGATCGACCAGCCGATGCGGGTCGACGCCTTCCTGTCCTCGATCACGGACGACTTTGGCTCGTCGTACTGGAACACCGAGATCGCCCAGCCCCTCCAGCTCGATGCGGTGATGGAGCAGCAACTCACCGATCTCTCTGGCGGGGAGCGCCAGCGCGTCGCCATCGCGGCGTGTCTCTCGGAGGACGCCGACCTCTACCTGCTGGACGAGCCCTCGGCCCACCTCGACGTGGAACAGCGCGTGCTCGCGACCAGCGCCATCCGGCGCTACGCCGAGAACCACGACGCGACGGCGATGGTCATCGACCACGACATCTACATGATCGATCTCCTCTCGGATCGACTGCTGGTCTTCGACGGCGAGCCGGCAAAGCAGGGCCACGCCAGCCCGCCCGTCGAGATGCGCGAGGGGATGAACCAGTTCCTCTCGAACCTCGACGTGACCTTCCGCCGGGACGAACGGACCTCCCGGCCCCGGATCAACAAACCGGGCTCGCAGCTCGACCGCCAGCAGAAACGCGACGGTGAGTACTACTACGCGCCCTAG
- a CDS encoding MarR family winged helix-turn-helix transcriptional regulator, which translates to MTETDGEAIADLPPSAKLVYKVLEYDGPLTQKGIVEESMLSARTVRYALERLDEVGVIEEDVYFADARQNLYEITDSGAEQADAAVSD; encoded by the coding sequence ATGACCGAAACCGACGGGGAGGCCATCGCGGACCTTCCACCGAGCGCGAAGCTCGTGTACAAGGTTCTGGAGTACGACGGTCCACTCACCCAGAAGGGGATCGTCGAGGAGTCGATGCTCTCGGCGCGGACCGTCCGCTACGCGCTCGAACGCCTCGACGAGGTCGGCGTCATCGAGGAAGACGTCTACTTCGCAGACGCGAGACAGAACCTCTACGAGATCACTGACTCCGGAGCCGAACAGGCCGACGCAGCCGTCTCTGACTGA
- a CDS encoding co-chaperone YbbN, which produces MTVTLKDFYADWCGPCKTQDPILEELEADWGDVSFEKINVDEEQDVANEYQVRSLPTLIVENDDGIVERFVGVTQREDLEDALQQASA; this is translated from the coding sequence ATGACAGTCACGCTCAAGGACTTCTACGCAGACTGGTGTGGTCCGTGCAAGACGCAGGATCCGATCCTCGAAGAACTGGAAGCCGACTGGGGCGACGTGAGCTTCGAGAAGATCAACGTCGACGAAGAGCAGGACGTGGCCAACGAGTATCAGGTCCGCTCGCTGCCGACGCTGATCGTCGAGAACGACGACGGCATCGTCGAACGGTTCGTCGGCGTCACCCAGCGCGAAGATCTCGAAGACGCCCTCCAGCAGGCTTCGGCGTAG
- a CDS encoding preprotein translocase subunit Sec61beta yields MSSSDSGGLMSSAGLVRYFDAEDNNTIRMDPRSVVAFGVLFGVLILMLNALFMLGAV; encoded by the coding sequence ATGAGCAGCAGCGACAGCGGCGGACTGATGTCCAGTGCCGGACTCGTCCGGTACTTCGACGCGGAAGACAACAACACGATCCGAATGGATCCCCGGTCGGTCGTGGCATTCGGCGTCCTCTTTGGCGTGTTGATCCTCATGCTCAACGCGCTGTTCATGCTGGGCGCAGTGTAA
- a CDS encoding DUF402 domain-containing protein, whose product MTVRIRGIYTTALTELFRDEPGVVQPSPPIVDRFDAEFTHEPATATVETTADRQGVRVTGVPDAVEAVSERLADVGRDALVWPDPTPRGAIYDGAVTETLGGGAIVSLGDGEGYLPYGETDHRIEDGDRLRVQVDEPSPPWSGDRATLSTTIRAHGSLVTLVRGETIEHTGPELADILPADPVDGWGSSWHRHSDDAGLDALGDALERANDRAAALDDALADAPAPADDAPQRHAAPESTAWVWFGRESRFALDDARDAVTATMPGHHRIKAGSRSASAGVDLAEAVADGFRTGEQDFPFTAVASQFGPAAGDTVRLDHGKPDGRLYTLGDAAVQSVEPDGTVTVEREMSPGGTYDALGVDRQAGDVATTKVKEGRWWYPTVYEGADGTKRGTYVNVCTPVEVFPDAVRYVDLHVDVVKHADGRVERVDDDELDAAVEAGHVSAALAEKARSVAKAVKHGLS is encoded by the coding sequence ATGACCGTCCGGATCAGGGGGATCTACACGACCGCACTGACCGAGTTGTTCCGGGACGAACCCGGCGTCGTCCAGCCATCGCCGCCGATCGTCGACCGGTTCGACGCCGAGTTCACCCACGAACCGGCGACGGCGACAGTCGAGACGACAGCCGACCGGCAGGGCGTTCGCGTGACCGGCGTGCCCGACGCCGTCGAGGCGGTCTCCGAGCGCCTGGCGGACGTGGGTCGGGACGCGCTGGTCTGGCCGGATCCGACCCCCCGCGGCGCGATCTACGACGGAGCGGTGACCGAGACGCTGGGCGGGGGCGCGATCGTGTCCCTCGGAGACGGCGAGGGGTACCTGCCCTACGGCGAGACCGATCACCGGATCGAGGACGGCGATCGGCTCCGCGTCCAGGTCGACGAGCCGAGCCCGCCCTGGAGCGGCGACCGCGCGACGCTGTCCACGACGATCCGGGCCCACGGCTCGCTGGTGACGCTCGTCCGCGGCGAGACGATCGAGCACACCGGTCCGGAACTCGCCGACATCCTCCCGGCCGATCCCGTCGACGGCTGGGGAAGCTCCTGGCACCGCCACAGCGACGACGCCGGCCTCGACGCACTGGGCGATGCGCTGGAACGGGCCAACGACCGCGCGGCGGCGCTGGACGACGCCCTCGCCGACGCGCCCGCACCGGCCGACGACGCACCGCAGCGCCACGCCGCCCCCGAGTCGACGGCGTGGGTCTGGTTCGGCCGCGAGAGTCGCTTCGCACTGGACGACGCGCGGGACGCGGTGACGGCGACGATGCCGGGCCACCACCGGATCAAGGCGGGCTCGCGGAGCGCCTCGGCCGGCGTCGACCTGGCCGAAGCGGTCGCCGACGGCTTTCGGACCGGCGAGCAGGACTTTCCCTTCACCGCGGTCGCGAGCCAGTTCGGCCCCGCGGCCGGCGACACGGTCCGCCTCGACCACGGCAAGCCCGACGGTCGGCTGTACACGCTGGGCGACGCGGCGGTCCAGTCCGTCGAGCCCGACGGCACGGTGACCGTCGAGCGGGAGATGTCGCCGGGGGGCACCTACGACGCGCTCGGCGTCGACCGCCAGGCCGGCGACGTGGCGACGACGAAGGTCAAGGAAGGGCGCTGGTGGTATCCGACCGTCTACGAGGGGGCCGACGGGACCAAACGAGGCACCTACGTCAACGTCTGTACGCCCGTGGAGGTGTTCCCCGACGCGGTCCGCTACGTCGACCTCCACGTCGACGTGGTCAAACACGCCGACGGTCGCGTCGAACGGGTCGACGACGACGAACTCGACGCCGCGGTCGAGGCGGGCCACGTCTCAGCGGCACTGGCCGAGAAGGCCCGCAGTGTCGCGAAGGCCGTCAAACACGGCCTATCGTAG
- a CDS encoding LVIVD repeat-containing protein yields the protein MRRRPLLRTLGSGLALGSAGLASAHPTATSDGTPPDETPDSQPLGTVSIGNVREMVLSPDGTVAYVATVDGFTVVDVADPTEMRVLAREQLLADHADGPLSGIWDLHCDGDRLLVAGPANGGRDSVRGFGYVDVSDPADPEVLAEHEVEFYTHNCVLADGVGYFTGGGIDGSPLVVVDPESGTELARWSVVDVDDRWGELPFGMVNLHDVWVHDDRAYLAYWDAGTWCLDVSDPDQPTLVSRVRGRPLEALLDVANRRRERTEPPGNDHFVTVDETGDLLGIGTESWAAASGSTGPGGIAFYDVSDPAAPRRLGSIDPPPTPDPTRGGVWTTAHNFDLVDGRCYAAWYQGGVTVHDVTDATEPVERFHWRDAGRGKFWTAQLAAPGEFFLGASIGAFGVNTTADSPLESALFAFPDQRPADGTPTTDGTSGQASTPTSETGAGAGVGAGLLGLLGAGAWYRRRSK from the coding sequence ATGCGTCGCCGCCCCCTCCTTCGAACGCTCGGCAGCGGTCTCGCGCTCGGGAGCGCCGGCCTCGCGAGCGCCCACCCGACTGCCACCAGCGACGGGACGCCGCCCGACGAGACGCCGGACAGCCAGCCCCTCGGGACGGTCTCGATCGGGAACGTCCGCGAGATGGTCCTGAGCCCCGACGGGACGGTCGCCTACGTCGCCACCGTCGACGGCTTCACCGTCGTCGACGTCGCCGACCCGACCGAGATGCGGGTGCTGGCTCGCGAGCAGCTCCTGGCCGACCACGCCGACGGGCCGCTGTCGGGGATCTGGGACCTGCACTGTGACGGCGACCGGCTGCTCGTGGCCGGCCCGGCAAACGGTGGGCGCGACTCGGTCCGTGGCTTTGGCTACGTCGACGTGTCCGATCCCGCCGATCCCGAGGTCCTCGCCGAACACGAGGTCGAGTTCTACACCCACAACTGCGTGCTCGCGGACGGCGTCGGCTACTTCACCGGCGGCGGGATCGACGGCTCGCCCCTGGTCGTCGTCGATCCCGAGAGCGGGACGGAACTGGCCCGCTGGAGCGTCGTCGACGTCGACGACCGCTGGGGCGAGTTGCCCTTCGGGATGGTGAACCTCCACGACGTGTGGGTCCACGACGACCGTGCGTATCTGGCCTACTGGGACGCCGGCACGTGGTGTCTCGACGTGTCCGATCCCGACCAGCCGACGCTCGTCTCGCGGGTGCGTGGCCGCCCGCTCGAAGCGTTGCTCGACGTTGCCAACAGGCGACGCGAGCGCACGGAGCCGCCGGGCAACGACCACTTCGTCACCGTCGACGAGACCGGCGACCTGCTGGGGATCGGGACCGAGTCCTGGGCGGCGGCCTCGGGCTCGACCGGTCCGGGTGGGATCGCGTTCTACGACGTGAGCGACCCGGCAGCGCCCAGGCGGCTGGGGTCGATCGACCCGCCGCCGACGCCCGATCCCACCCGCGGCGGCGTCTGGACGACCGCCCACAACTTCGACCTCGTCGACGGGCGCTGCTACGCCGCCTGGTACCAGGGCGGGGTCACCGTCCACGACGTGACCGACGCGACAGAGCCCGTCGAGCGGTTCCACTGGCGCGACGCCGGCCGCGGGAAGTTCTGGACTGCACAGCTCGCCGCGCCGGGCGAGTTCTTTCTGGGGGCCAGCATCGGTGCGTTCGGGGTCAACACCACCGCAGACTCGCCCCTGGAGTCGGCGCTGTTCGCGTTTCCGGACCAGCGTCCGGCCGACGGCACGCCGACGACCGACGGCACGTCGGGACAGGCGTCGACGCCCACCAGCGAGACGGGGGCCGGCGCTGGTGTCGGCGCGGGCCTGCTCGGACTGCTCGGTGCCGGCGCGTGGTACCGACGGCGCTCGAAGTAG
- a CDS encoding LURP-one-related/scramblase family protein, which translates to MSALSKYDIQGLDLTDNSYTVEQSLVRNKYKAMDAAGNVVVRGKQKMLKMKEEFPFTDGDGNEVFTVKAGGIIDVAGNYVLSDAQTGEDLVVLDNDYSVMQDTWTIRDAGDERAIAKIDSRGAAVTLARNLLPFGEIIPHKYEITDVDGNHVGSIEGQLSLRDRYEITIDNASNVPKEAVIAASMVIDAIQGN; encoded by the coding sequence ATGAGTGCCCTCTCGAAGTACGACATCCAGGGACTGGATCTGACCGACAACAGCTACACCGTCGAACAGTCGCTGGTCCGCAACAAGTACAAGGCGATGGACGCCGCCGGCAACGTCGTCGTCCGCGGCAAGCAGAAGATGCTCAAGATGAAAGAGGAGTTCCCCTTCACGGACGGGGACGGCAACGAGGTCTTCACGGTCAAGGCCGGCGGCATCATCGACGTGGCCGGCAACTACGTGCTCTCGGACGCCCAGACCGGCGAGGACCTCGTTGTCCTCGACAACGACTACTCGGTCATGCAGGACACCTGGACGATCCGCGACGCGGGCGACGAGCGCGCCATCGCGAAGATCGACTCTCGGGGTGCCGCGGTGACGCTCGCACGGAACCTCCTCCCGTTCGGCGAGATCATCCCCCACAAGTACGAGATCACCGACGTCGACGGCAACCACGTCGGCTCCATCGAGGGGCAGCTCTCGCTGCGGGACCGCTACGAGATCACCATCGACAACGCGAGCAACGTCCCCAAGGAGGCCGTCATCGCCGCCTCGATGGTCATCGACGCGATCCAGGGGAACTGA